One window from the genome of Pungitius pungitius chromosome 14, fPunPun2.1, whole genome shotgun sequence encodes:
- the LOC119227210 gene encoding solute carrier family 2, facilitated glucose transporter member 1: MASQENRLTATLLTSILAAVLGSLQIGYHTGNVNAPAKIIEEFFNHTWRVRHNQTMPDHSLTLLLSLSVSIKDFGALLGSLGVKYLADSHGRRNSILIVNCLSVVGACLMSASKASRSFEVLILGRVVFGLFCGLVMSLNPLYIQEVSPTNLRGAFATLNQVSYATGILLGMVAGLETVLGTEHHWAMMLSLSVIPALMQYLVLPFCPESPRYLLINRGEESKAEAALMRLRGSSEKVFAELEEMKEEAGHTQSGVTIHEFFKMRRYKKPIVIVLAINLGSQLSGFNAIINYSTRMFQAKFDQAKYLTLGVGAVNVTFTLVAFFLMEKAGRRKLLLTGFISIAVCNLLMTLVDSVLHLVPELRSLQVLLVFCLISAYELGPGPISWFIAAELFDQPGRPIAMAFTSMLNWGGKFVLALLFPPLLKVCGAYVYLVFMAVALLAFAFTWMRLPETKGRTFDDIAEEFRGAEGIPLHNKSGFNTFP; the protein is encoded by the exons ATGGCGTCACAGGAG AACCGCCTGACCGCCACACTGCTGACCTCCATCCTGGCAGCGGTGCTCGGGTCCCTGCAGATCGGGTACCACACGGGCAACGTCAACGCTCCGGCCAAG ATCATTGAGGAGTTTTTCAACCACACCTGGAGAGTCAGGCACAACCAGACGATGCCAGATCACAGCCTGACTCTCCTGTTGTCGCTGTCCGTCAGCATCAAAGACTTCGGAGCCTTGCTGGGCTCGCTGGGAGTCAAATACCTGGCAGATTCTCACGGCCG ACGAAACTCCATCCTCATAGTGAACTGCCTCTCTGTTGTGGGAGCGTGTCTGATGTCCGCCTCCAAAGCCAGCCGGTCGTTTGAGGTTCTCATCCTGGGCCGCGTGGTGTTCGGCCTCTTCTGCGGCCTGGTCATGAGTCTCAACCCCCTCTACATCCAGGAGGTTTCCCCCACCAACCTGAGAGGGGCCTTCGCCACACTCAACCAGGTGTCCTATGCCACGGGCATCCTGTTGGGAATG GTGGCTGGTCTGGAGACAGTGCTAGGCACGGAGCATCACTGGGCCATGATGCTGTCCCTGTCCGTCATTCCGGCCCTGATGCAGTACCTGGTCCTGCCCTTCTGCCCCGAGAGCCCTCGCTACCTACTCATCAACCGGGGAGAGGAGAGTAAAGCCGAGGCCG CCCTGATGAGGCTGAGAGGAAGCTCAGAAAAAGTGTTCGCTGAGCTGgaagagatgaaggaggaggcggGCCACACTCAGAGCGGCGTCACCATCCACGAGTTCTTCAAGATGCGGCGATACAAGAAGCCAATCGTCATAGTCCTCGCCATCAACTTGGGCAGCCAGCTGTCTGGATTCAATGCG aTCATTAATTATTCCACCAGAATGTTTCAGGCCAAGTTTGATCAGGCCAAGTACTTGACTCTGGGCGTGGGGGCCGTCAACGTGACCTTCACTTTGGTAGCG tTCTTCCTGATGGaaaaggcaggaaggaggaagctGCTCCTGACTGGTTTCATCTCCATAGCAGTGTGTAACTTACTCATGACCCTAGTGGATTCGGTCCTG CACCTGGTCCCGGAGCTGCGGAGCCTGCAGGTCCTGCTGGTTTTCTGCCTGATCTCGGCCTACGAGCTGGGCCCCGGCCCCATCTCGTGGTTCATCGCCGCCGAGCTGTTCGACCAGCCGGGCCGCCCCATCGCCATGGCCTTCACCAGCATGCTCAACTGGGGTGGGAAGTTTGTTCTGGcactcctcttccctcctttaCTG AAAGTCTGCGGCGCGTACGTCTACCTCGTCTTCATGGCCGTGGCTCTGCTCGCCTTCGCCTTCACCTGGATGCGCCTCCCCGAGACCAAAGGACGCACGTTCGATGACATCGCGGAGGAGTTCAGAGGAGCGGAGGGCATCCCTTTGCACAATAAGAGCGGATTCAACACTTTTCCCTGA
- the LOC119227969 gene encoding M1-specific T cell receptor beta chain, translating into MCKLVVNSLIASSTLKMIPGFNILAFFMLWTAGVSQSVLITQWPRYISSPPNGSAEMTCYQNDTSYDYLYWYQQLSRGSFQLMVVIVGGMPSYEVGFKSGFQSVKSSEKQWSLTITGLQRNHTAVYLCAASLHNNANEAYFGKGTKLTVLEPGLSVTRPKVKVLRPSAKECGNPKDKARKKTIVCVASGFYPDHVGVSWNIDGQNVTKGVATDNAALRGDQYYRISSRLSVSAEDWFKTGKTFTCTVSFFNGETTEFYYKSTTGVKDTRSGMTREKYLMVTQMAKVSYIIFIIKSSIYGAFVAFLVWRLQRSAGKHND; encoded by the exons ATGTGTAAGCTCGTTGTCAATTCATTAATTGCCTCCTCAACCCTCAAAATGATCCCAGGCTTCAACATCTTGGCTTTCTTTATGCTTTGGACTGCAG GCGTTTCGCAGTCCGTGCTGATCACCCAGTGGCCTCGCTACATCTCCAGTCCTCCCAATGGCTCCGCAGAAATGACCTGCTACCAGAATGACACCAGCTATGACTATCTGTACTGGTACCAACAGCTGAGCCGAGGGAGCTTTCAGTTGATGGTGGTTATAGTCGGTGGAATGCCGAGCTACGAAGTGGGATTCAAGTCTGGTTTTCAGTCGGTGAAGTCGAGTGAGAAGCAATGGTCTCTGACAATAACCGGCCTTCAGAGGAATCACACGGCTGTTTATCTGTGTGCTGCCAGTCTACACA ACAACGCCAACGAGGCTTATTTTGGAAAAGGAACCAAGCTGACTGTTTTGG AACCTGGACTTAGTGTCACCAGACCAAAGGTCAAAGTGCTTCGACCTTCAGCCAAAGAGTGCGGAAACCCCAAAGACAAGGCGAGGAAGAAGACCATCGTTTGTGTGGCCAGCGGATTCTACCCGGACCATGTCGGGGTATCGTGGAACATTGACGGCCAGAACGTCACTAAAGGCGTGGCGACCGACAACGCTGCCCTCCGGGGAGACCAGTACTACAGAATCAGCAGCAGGCTGAGCGTCTCTGCAGAGGACTGGTTCAAAACGGGCAAAACCTTCACCTGCACCGTCAGCTTCTTCAACGGGGAAACCACCGAGTTCTACTACAAGTCAACTACCGGGGTAAAAG ATACACGAAGCGGCATGACAAGAG AAAAATATTTGATGGTCACACAGATGGCCAAAGTCTCCTACATTATCTTCATCATCAAGAGCAGCATCTACGGAGCCTTTGTGGCCTTTTTGGTGTGGAGGCTTCAG CGATCAGCTGGCAAGCACAACGACTGA